In the genome of Mytilus edulis chromosome 3, xbMytEdul2.2, whole genome shotgun sequence, one region contains:
- the LOC139516708 gene encoding B9 domain-containing protein 2-like, with translation MAEVHIIGQILGADGFPDHSLFCKWGIHTGGAWKALSGLREGQTQVDNPQNYDEAYWAHPIDVHFTTKGLQGWPKIHFQVWHQDSFGRNELYGYGFCHVPTSPGTHKISCPTWRPAGTFREQVSQYFVGGGPQLKNPDLIYSGADRYRLNTVAMGNVHMNIGVVLRNFDKYGIEC, from the exons ATGGCAGAAGTACATATCATAGGACAGATTCTTGGTGCTGATGGATTTCCAGATCATAGTTTGTTTTGTAAATGGGGTATACATACAG GAGGAGCATGGAAAGCTTTGTCTGGTCTAAGAGAAGGACAAACACAAGTAGATAACCCACAAAATTATGATGAAGCATACTGGGCTCATCCAATAGATGTTCACTTTACAACCAAAGGTTTACAAG gTTGgccaaaaattcattttcaagtTTGGCATCAGGATTCTTTTGGACGGAATGAACTATATGGATATGGATTTTGCCATGTGCCTACATCACCTGGTACCCATAAAATTTCATGTCCAACATGGAGACCAGCAGGAACATTTAGAGAACAAGTTTCTCAATATTTTGTTGGTGGAGGACCACAGCTGAAGAATCCTGATCTGATTTACAGTGGAGCTGATAGATACAGACTAAATACAGTTGCCATGGGCAATGTTCACATGAATATAGGTGTTGTTCTTAGAAACTTTGACAAATATGGAATTGAATgttga